One Candidatus Zixiibacteriota bacterium genomic window, GAAAAGCTGTTGCTGTTGTTGAAAACGTGAGATGAGAAAAAACAACTGGGTTGAAAGGGCGTAACGTTTGCGATTTTTATAAAAGTCCTGTAGGAATGGATTTTCGAGCACTTCTTCGTTTACCAGATGGGCGCCGATGCGTTCGGAGAGCATAGCGGCAAACGATGATTTGCCGACGCCGATAACGCCTTCGACCGCGATATAATTGGGATCAAACGTTTCGAGCGACATGGTCTTTATATATGATTACCGAGTCAATATCACCGGACTTGAGATGTGTAGACAATTGTTTTCCCGTGACTGGATGAGTCAATTCCAGGTCTATCTGCAAGAGCGGCACAAGCACGAACGGACGTTTCAGGATTTCCGGATGCGGAATCTTGAGACGCTCTGTGGATACAATGCGTGTGCCAAATAAAAGCAGATCAATATCGATGGTTCGCGGAAGCCGTTTTCCTTTGTCGGTTCGCCCCATATCCTGCTCGATAGTTTCCGTCGCCTGCAATAACTCGCCAGGGGTGTAAAGGTACTCTACTTTGATGACTTGGTTAAGAAACGACGGAGCATCTGATGCCATGTGTATTGGCTGGGTCAGATAAATTGATGAGACAGCGACGACTTCGATGCCTTCAATCACTCCAATGCGGGACCTTGCCGACGCCAGATATTTCTCTCGGTCGCCAAGATTTGATCCGAGACTTATATAGACTATTTCTGCCACATCATTCTCCTGTACATGTTAAATCGAATTGTCCATCAACCGGCTGGGGTCACTTTGATAGCGGCTGACTTCGACTTCAATAGAGC contains:
- the folK gene encoding 2-amino-4-hydroxy-6-hydroxymethyldihydropteridine diphosphokinase; its protein translation is MAEIVYISLGSNLGDREKYLASARSRIGVIEGIEVVAVSSIYLTQPIHMASDAPSFLNQVIKVEYLYTPGELLQATETIEQDMGRTDKGKRLPRTIDIDLLLFGTRIVSTERLKIPHPEILKRPFVLVPLLQIDLELTHPVTGKQLSTHLKSGDIDSVIIYKDHVARNV